TGGGGCAATGACAAATATATTCTGATCGGTGCGCTGGTGCTGTTTCTGATCCTCAGTGTGGCCTCTTTATTTACCGTTCCGGTGATGATCTGCGAGGGAAAAGGGTGCCTGGCGGCGTTTCGAAGGAGCCTGTCGATTTTCCGGGCGCATGTGTGGGAGTGCCTGCGGACGGTGATCCTGTGCAATGCGGCCATCACGGTGGGGATTCTGGCTATTTATTATGTGCTCATGTTCGGCGCGTCGCTGTTTGTGTCCACGTTCTGGGATTCCCATGTGGCTATGGGCGTGCTGTTTTCCTTAAGTGACGGCATCGGCGTGGTGACGGGATTCCTGTCCGGGGTCATCGGCATTACGCTGAATCTGCAGAATATCGTCTGCCTGTATGTGAAGCTGGAGCAGTCCGCAGGAGATCCGCTCTGCATCGGAAGAGCGGAGGAATGTGCTGCTTCCGGGAAGCCCTTTTTTGAAAAACAGCAGAGAAAAGGGGTATTTGCTTTCCTGCTTGTGATCCTGCTGGAAGTTTTTTATGTATATTCGGTGATTTCCAACGGCACCCAGATTTTCCGGGATCTGTATGCAGGCACGCTGGTGACTGCCCATCGGGGCGGAGCCAAGACGGCGCCGGAAAATACGTTGGCATCGCTGGAGGCTGCCATCAATAATTTATCCGATTATGCGGAGATCGATGTGCAGGAGACGAAGGACGGGGAGCTGGTGCTGCTCCATGACAACAATCTGAAGCGTACCACCGGCGTGAACTGGAAGATCTGGGAGACGACGCTGGAGGAAGTGAAGACACTGGATGCGGGCAGCAGTTTCAGTGCGGATTTTGCCGGAGAGCAGGTTCCCACGCTGCGGGAGGCGCTGGAGCTGTGCCGGGGCCGTCTGGAATTGAATATTGAGGTGAAGAACAACCATCACAATGCGGATGTGGCGGTGAAAACTGCTGAGATGATCACGGAGATGGGCATGGAAGATCAGTGCGCCATTTCTTCCATGAGCTATGATTTCCTGAAAGATGTGAAGGAAGTGAATCCTCAGATCCGCACCGGCTATATCATGAGCGTGGCCTACGGAAGAGTGGAGCTGCTGGAATACGCCGATTTCCTGAGCGTGCACTATGACTGCGTCAATGAGCGATTTATGGAGCGTGCCCATGAAGCCGGTAAGGAAGTCCATGTGTGGACGGTGAATTCCCGAAAACTTATGCGGCGCATGAAGGCGCTGGGGGTGGACAATATCATCACCGACCGGCCCGGCGTGGTGCGGGAGATCCTGCTGGAAGACAAGACCCGGGCGGGCTTTTTGGAACTCATGAGATTTGCCATGGAGTGAAAACAGCTGCGCCATGGAGCCTGGTGGGCGGATGCGGTGCTTGCACAGAAATCCGACCGACAGGCTCCATGGGCGGAGCGTCACGTATGAGCAGAAATGAGCTGCAACGCAGCGGAGAGCGCGTAAGCGCGGTTCTGCGAAGAGTGACGAGCCGATAAGCAGAGTGACGATACGTAGCTGTTGGTTTTTCACAGAAATCATGATATAATGAGCGCAAGCGAGGCATCATGCTGGCATGAATGACGAGCGGCGAATTGGATCATGATAGCTGCAAAGCAGCGTCAAGCACAGAATGTGCGAATCATGATATAATGAGTGCAAAAGAAAAGAAAGATAGGAAATGCAGGGAAGGAGGCCGCCTCATGTCCGAGAGAAATCGGAGGAGACGTACAGAAGATCTGCAGATGTCCGACAGGAGCCGGAGAAGACGGGATGCATATGCGCCGGAGACTTACGGGAACCGGGAGCAGCGGGCACGCCGTCCGCGCCCATCCGGCGGAAAGCGGCGCCGGACATCGAAAGGAAGAATTCCGCGTCCGAAGGGCGCGATGGATTATAACCTGCTGACGGTGATCATTTTCCTTGTCTGTTTTGGACTTGTGATGCTGTACAGCACAAGCTATTATCAGGCACAGCTGAAATTCAATGACGGATTTCATTATTTTAAGAGGCAGGCAATATTCAGCATCCTCAGTATGGGTGCAATGATTTTTGTTTCCAAATTTCACTACAATTTGTGGAAGCGTTTTGCAGCGCTGGCATATCTGGCGGCAGTTTTTTCCGTACTGCTGTTAAAGACGCCGCTGGGCCAGACCAGAGGCGGTGCGACCCGGTGGATCGGGATTACGGAATCCATATCCTTTCAGCCGGCGGAGCTTTGCAAGATCGCGATGATCATTTTTATTCCGTTTATGATCGAGAAGATGGATCGGAAAGCGCAGACGCTGAAAGGCGCCTTGCTGCTCATTGCGCTGGGCGGCCTGGTCAGCTTTCTAATCTGGAAAATCTCCGATAATATGAGTTCCGCCATCATCATTGGCGGTATTGCCGTTGCGGTTGTCTTTATCGTATCCCGGCGGGTATGGCCCTAC
Above is a window of Oscillospiraceae bacterium NTUH-002-81 DNA encoding:
- a CDS encoding glycerophosphodiester phosphodiesterase — its product is MKEYFQILKKLRTNLINLLCFELLYRAALFAAVLQGARIWFNYALKRMGYSYLTAENYPVFIRNGWTLAGLAVFLVVILAALFLEICVISKSWFYGFAGQSRGIRETFFSGFHLFLSLLRKNFPGCLVISAMTGVFACTHFMIREVMDIKILNYALLRIYKWGNDKYILIGALVLFLILSVASLFTVPVMICEGKGCLAAFRRSLSIFRAHVWECLRTVILCNAAITVGILAIYYVLMFGASLFVSTFWDSHVAMGVLFSLSDGIGVVTGFLSGVIGITLNLQNIVCLYVKLEQSAGDPLCIGRAEECAASGKPFFEKQQRKGVFAFLLVILLEVFYVYSVISNGTQIFRDLYAGTLVTAHRGGAKTAPENTLASLEAAINNLSDYAEIDVQETKDGELVLLHDNNLKRTTGVNWKIWETTLEEVKTLDAGSSFSADFAGEQVPTLREALELCRGRLELNIEVKNNHHNADVAVKTAEMITEMGMEDQCAISSMSYDFLKDVKEVNPQIRTGYIMSVAYGRVELLEYADFLSVHYDCVNERFMERAHEAGKEVHVWTVNSRKLMRRMKALGVDNIITDRPGVVREILLEDKTRAGFLELMRFAME
- a CDS encoding putative peptidoglycan glycosyltransferase FtsW; translation: MSERNRRRRTEDLQMSDRSRRRRDAYAPETYGNREQRARRPRPSGGKRRRTSKGRIPRPKGAMDYNLLTVIIFLVCFGLVMLYSTSYYQAQLKFNDGFHYFKRQAIFSILSMGAMIFVSKFHYNLWKRFAALAYLAAVFSVLLLKTPLGQTRGGATRWIGITESISFQPAELCKIAMIIFIPFMIEKMDRKAQTLKGALLLIALGGLVSFLIWKISDNMSSAIIIGGIAVAVVFIVSRRVWPYLLMGGLGAVGIAAFVHFVISGMENSENFRFRRVIAWLNPEKYASDLAYQTMQALYAIGSGGLFGKGLGNSTQKMVLPEAQNDMIFSIICEELGIFGVCIVMVLFVMLLYRLLVIAENAPDLYSSLMVTGIFAHIAIQVVLNIAVVTNTIPNTGVTLPFISYGGTSILFLMAEMGLALGVSRRIEWE